TCGTATCGTCGCGACGAGCAGCTGACTCCGTTCGGCAGCAAGATCTCCCGGGTGTTCCTGCGCGGCGCCCTGGTGGCCCGACTGCTCGGCGAAGCAGCATGGAAACAGCACCCCGAACACGCGGAGGTCGCGGTGGAGCGCCCGATCTTCGTCACCGGGCTCCCCCGCACCGGCACCACCGCGCTGCATCGGCTGCTCACCGCGGACCCCGGCCACCAGGGCCTGGAGATGTGGTTGACCGAGATGCCACAGCCGCGGCCGCCGCGCGAGAGCTGGGAGTCGAACCCCGTATTCCGGCGGATCGACGACCAGTTCGCCCGGCATCATGTCGAGCATCCCGAGTTCATGGGGGTGCACTACATGTCCGCGGGCGAGGTGGAGGAGTGCTGGCAGTTGCTCCGCCAGACGTTCAAGTCCGTGTCCTACGAGTGCCTCGCGCATCTGCCGACGTACTCGGACTGGCTCCGGAACCAGGACTGGACGAACGCGTATCGACGGCACCGGCGCAACCTCCAGCTCATCGGGTTGCCGGATCGCGATCGGCGGTGGGTGCTCAAGAACCCCAGTCATCTGTTCGCGCTCGACGAACTCATGGCCGTGTATCCGGATGCGCTGGTGATCCAGACCCACCGGCCACCCCGCACGATCGTGCCGTCCGTGTGCAGCCTCGCCGAGCAGGCCACCGACGGCTGGTCGGATCGTTTTCGCGGTGAGGTGATCGGACGCAGCCAACTCGAGTTGTGGGCGCGCGGACTCGAGACCTTCACCGAGGCTCGCCGCCGGTACGACCCGGCCCAGTTCGTCGACGTGGACTACACCCGGTTCGTCGAGGATCCCCTCGGCACAGTGGAGGACATCTACGGCCGGTTCGGGCTGGACCTGACCCCGGCTGCCCAGTCGGCGATGGAATCCATGCACGCCGAGAGCCGCACCGGAGCTCGCCGGCCGGCCCACCGCTACACCCTCGAACAGTTCGGGCTCACCGCCGAGGAGGTCGACGAACGGTTCGCGAACTACCAGTTCACCGCGTGAGCTGTCTGCCCTGGGCAGACGTCGCGCAGAGGCGGACGATCCGGAGCGGGAGATCGGCCCTGCACATCAACTCCCTTCGCGGATCGACCACCGCGATGCCGGCGATCCACGACACCACGCGGTTCCTGCGCCCCACCGTCGCCGACACACTCGTCGAGCCGGTGACGCGTCAGGCCGGCCCGCAACACCTCGCCGTACACCTCCCGCAGCAGGGCGTCCGTGGGAGCCGGGGTCCGACGACCTGCGGGCCCCTCGAACCCTGCCGTCACCGACGACGGTGAGGCGCGGGCGCGCGCTCACGGGCCGAGTCTCACATCCGGCGTGGCTGCCCGCAGCCCCGTTCACCCCGAGCGGACGAATCGTGCCTCCCCCGCGGTCACGATCGATCCGCTATGGTCTCTTCGCTTCAACGACGAGGTTTGCCTAACCTTACCGATGCGAAAGGTTCCCCCTGTGACCGACACCCGTGAAGAGAGCGTCGTCCGGCCCGCAGCCGCAGACGCTCGCGCCGTCCACGACGGCAGTGCACGCTGGAAGGTGCTGGCGCTGTTCCGCATCGCGCTGGGCTTCATCTTCTTCTGGCCCTTCCTCGACAAGACGTTCGGACTCGGCTACTCGACCGTGTCCGAACGCGCCTGGATCAACGGAGGAAAGCCCACCCAGGGCTTCCTCACCGGTGGCGTCAGTGGCCCCTTCCAGGGCTTCTTCGAATCCATCGCGAGCCCGGTGACCGACATCCTGTTCATGGCCGGACTGTTCGGCATCGGCCTGGCCGCCATCCTGGGTATCGGACTGCGCGTCGCCGCCGTGTCCGGTGCGCTCCTGATGGGGTTGATGTACCTGGCGCAGTGGCCGCTCGAATCCGGATCCTCCAATCCGATCGTCGACTCGCACGTGATCTACGGCCTCGGGGTCGTCCTGCTCGCCCTGTTCGCGGCCGGGAACACCTGGGGCCTCGGAAAGCTCTGGGCCGATCTGCCGTTCGTGCAGAGCAACTCCTGGCTGAAGTGACGTAGCAACGCGATCCGTCGCGGGTTCCGATCTTTCTGAACGGAACCCGCGACGGATCGTCCGCCGGTTGGTTGGCTGCCCGCATGTCGAACGACGAGCCGCCGGTGGATTCCGCGCGCACCACCCTGCTCGACGAAGACTGGGCAGCGGTGGTGGCCGGCCTCGCGATCATTGCGCTCGTCCTGCTCGGCGTGATTCCTGCGGGGCTCGTGCCGTGACCGAACCCGATACCCATACCGATACCACTGCAGACCGGCAGGACCGGGCCGCGTGGATCAGCCGCGTCTCCGGCCGTACCCTCGCGGCGGCCGGCGTCGCGGTCGCCGTCGTCCTGGGCGCCCTCACCCGTCTCCTCGAACAACAGGTCCCCGAGTGGGCCGAGGGCGGCCCGTTCGAACGCGTCGCCGGCTCGATCGAGTTCCCGGTGTACGCCATCGCCCTCGGACTCCTCGGCAACCTCATCCTGAGCCGGACCGGATGGCGGGATCGCCTGTCCGGCGGCTTCCGTACCGAGTTCTTCATCAAGACCGGGCTCGTCCTGCTCGGCGCCTCGATCAATCTCACGGTGCTGGTCACCGCGGCGGGCCCGGCGATCCTGCAGGGTCTGCTCCTGATCTCGATCGTCTTCGCGTTCAGCTGGTGGATCGGCGGCAAGCTCGGGCTGGACGAGAAGCTGCGAGCGCTGCTGTCCGCCGCGGTGTCGATCTGCGGCGTCAGTGCCGCCATCGCCGCCGCGGGTGCGGTGCAGGCCAAG
This genomic interval from Rhodococcus triatomae contains the following:
- a CDS encoding sulfotransferase family protein gives rise to the protein MSERTTVGTIEDLHASATRITGLDDFGEDDYREALGVLLESYRRDEQLTPFGSKISRVFLRGALVARLLGEAAWKQHPEHAEVAVERPIFVTGLPRTGTTALHRLLTADPGHQGLEMWLTEMPQPRPPRESWESNPVFRRIDDQFARHHVEHPEFMGVHYMSAGEVEECWQLLRQTFKSVSYECLAHLPTYSDWLRNQDWTNAYRRHRRNLQLIGLPDRDRRWVLKNPSHLFALDELMAVYPDALVIQTHRPPRTIVPSVCSLAEQATDGWSDRFRGEVIGRSQLELWARGLETFTEARRRYDPAQFVDVDYTRFVEDPLGTVEDIYGRFGLDLTPAAQSAMESMHAESRTGARRPAHRYTLEQFGLTAEEVDERFANYQFTA